One Manihot esculenta cultivar AM560-2 chromosome 6, M.esculenta_v8, whole genome shotgun sequence DNA segment encodes these proteins:
- the LOC110616686 gene encoding repressor of RNA polymerase III transcription MAF1 homolog, producing the protein MKFLEYTPLESINEFLSNLNLGERTIKGCLEAYSCKHTGTDKKLSLSLEHEILDYLGKSSDTDSSSPAEYLLSRSSRKTLIYLVLTLYHMYPDYDFSAMKAHQFFTEESWDTFKQIFDTYMFEASKEWIKENEGGSLLETLFKALDEVVKLAECEIYSYNPDSDADPFLEKGAIWSFSFFFYNRKLKRVVSFRFCCLSNLVVEGYLVDNSSDEEDGEIFDDMDM; encoded by the exons ATGAAGTTCTTGGAATACACACCTCTTGAAAG CATAAATGAGTTCTTAAGCAATTTAAATCTTGGAGAACGGACAATCAAGGGATGCCTTGAAGCTTACTCTT GTAAACACACTGGAACAGACAAAAAGCTTTCTCTCAGTTTGGAGCATGAG ATCCTTGATTATCTTGGGAAATCTTCAGACACTGACTCATCCTCGCCGGCTGAATACTTATTAAGCAGATCCAG CCGAAAGACATTGATTTATCTTGTTCTCACACTCTATCACATGTATCCAGATTATGACTTCAG TGCCATGAAAGCTCACCAGTTCTTCACAGAGGAAAGCTGGGACACTTTTAAGCAGATTTTTGATACGTACATGTTTGAAGCATCAAAG GAATGGATCAAGGAAAATGAGGGTGGTTCCTTGCTTGAAACCTTGTTCAAGGCTCTGGACGAG GTTGTAAAACTAGCAGAATGTGAAATCTACAGCTATAATCCAGATTCCGATGCAGATCCATTCCTAGAGAAAGGAGCAAT CTGGTCTTTCAGTTTCTTTTTCTACAATAGGAAACTCAAGCGTGTTGTGAGCTTCCGTTTTTGCTGTTTAAG TAACTTGGTTGTGGAGGGATATCTCGTGGACAATTCAAGCGACGAGGAAGATGGGGAAATCTTTGATGACATGGACATGTGA